A window of the Oryza brachyantha chromosome 5, ObraRS2, whole genome shotgun sequence genome harbors these coding sequences:
- the LOC102714292 gene encoding leucine-rich repeat extensin-like protein 6, giving the protein MTSKLPPFHVFSLLLLLLVLSSQLAAAFGVWINGDPPSPDASSAQGQGGGKEYAALQAVRAAVVEDPRGALASWQGPNVCAYKGVYCSAPPDDAAAAAGARAVVAGIDLNRASLRGTLPAAVSLLAHLTFLHLNSNRLSGAVPDSLRDLQYLTELDLSNNLFSGPFPAATLLIPSLVYLDLRFNAFSGQVPAEAFAKNLDALFLNNNQFDGQIPETLWSSPATVITLANNRLTGPVPTAYGYGAGGRVREVLFLNNKLTGCIPEELGFLPNIEVLDLSYNSLSGHLPTTLSCLSGIEVLNIAHNQFTGELPDLVCDLKRITNLSVSFNFFSGISQHCDRLAGRSVFDFVGNCIPGRGLQRPPPECDGAPGDAGLSCLRIPVARPVPCTTQASVSVGVGVTVGGSLPSFGAGGVVTVTVP; this is encoded by the coding sequence ATGACCTCCAAGCTGCCACCTTTCCATGTCttctcgctgctgctgctgcttctggttCTGTCGtcccagctcgccgcggcgtTCGGCGTCTGGATCAACGGCGATCCGCCTTCGCCGGATGCGTCGTCGGCGCAGGGCCAGGGCGGTGGGAAGGAGTACGCGGCGCTGCAGGCGGTGAGGGCGGCCGTGGTCGAGGACCCGCGGGGCGCGCTGGCGTCGTGGCAGGGGCCCAACGTGTGCGCGTACAAGGGGGTGTActgctcggcgccgcccgacgacgcggcggcggcggcgggggcgcgggCGGTGGTCGCCGGCATTGACCTCAACCGCGCCAGCCTCAGGGGGAcgctcccggccgccgtctccctcctcgcccACCTCACGTTCCTCCACCTCAACAGCAACCGCCTCTCCGGCGCCGTCCCCGACTCGCTCCGCGACCTCCAGTACCTCACCGAGCTCGACCTCAGCAACAACCTCTTCTCCGGGCCGttcccggcggcgacgctgcTCATCCCGTCGCTCGTCTACCTCGACCTTCGCTTCAACGCCTTCTCCGGCCAGGTCCCCGCCGAGGCCTTCGCCAAGAACCTGGACGCGCTCTTCCTCAACAACAACCAGTTCGACGGCCAGATCCCGGAGACGCTCTGGTCGTCTCCGGCAACGGTCATCACGCTGGCCAACAACCGCCTCACCGGCCCCGTCCCGACGGCGTACGGctacggcgccggcggccgggtcCGGGAGGTGCTGTTCCTGAACAACAAGCTCACCGGCTGCATCCCGGAGGAGCTGGGGTTCCTCCCCAACATCGAGGTGCTCGACCTCAGCTACAACTCGCTCTCCGGCCACCTCCCCACCACGCTCTCCTGCCTCTCCGGCATCGAGGTGCTCAACATCGCGCACAACCAGTTTACCGGCGAGCTGCCGGACCTCGTCTGCGACCTCAAGCGGATCACCAACCTCTCCGTCTCCTTCAACTTCTTCTCCGGCATCAGCCAGCACTGcgaccgcctcgccggccgcaGCGTGTTCGACTTCGTCGGCAACTGCATCCCGGGGCGGGGCCTgcagcgcccgccgccggagtGCGACGGCGCGCCGGGCGACGCCGGGCTCAGCTGCCTGCGCATCCCCGTCGCCCGCCCCGTCCCTTGCACCACCCAGGCCTCCGTctccgtcggcgtcggcgtcacCGTGGGTGGCTCATTACCGTcgttcggcgccggcggcgtggtcaCCGTCACCGTCCcctga
- the LOC102717153 gene encoding acid phosphatase 1-like has translation MATAARLLLLITVVASVCFCSSRGEEVIVGLGDELATAPPGGGAPFCGSLRLAVEARNIVGWKTVPPQCAEYVADYVTGERYQRDSDVVINEAIAYAESLKLSGSGKEIWIFDVDETALSTLPYQANHGYGVQPFDNPSFQQYVAQGSAPALQPTLRLYRRLLQLGVKPVFLTDRTEDQRAVTTSNLLQQGYCNWEKLVLQPVGLQASTLAFKSGERRMLVDAGYVIVGNIGDQWNDIRGSPACGRTFKFPNPMYYVD, from the exons atggcgacggcggcgaggttgCTCCTCCTGATCACGGTGGTGGCCAGCGTCTGCTTCTGCAGCTcccgcggcgaggaggtgaTCGTGGGCCTCGGCGacgagctggcgacggcgccgccgggcggcggcgcgccgttcTGCGGCAGCCTGAGGCTGGCCGTGGAGGCGCGGAACATCGTCGGGTGGAAGACGGTGCCGCCGCAGTGCGCGGAGTACGTCGCCGACTACGTGACCGGCGAGCGGTACCAGCGCGACTCCGACGTGGTGATCAACGAGGCCATCGCCTACGCCGAGAGCCTCAAGCTCTCCGGCAGCGGCAAGGAGATCTGGATCTTCGACGTCGACGAGACCGCCCTCTCTACCCTGCCCTACCAAGCCAACCATGGCTACGG AGTTCAGCCGTTCGACAACCCGAGCTTCCAGCAGTACGTCGCACAAGGAAGCGCGCCGGCGCTGCAGCCGACGCTGCGGCTGTACCGGCGGCTGCTCCAGCTCGGCGTCAAGCCGGTGTTCCTCACCGACCGCACCGAGGACCAGAGGGCCGTCACCACCAGCAACCTCCTCCAGCAGGGCTACTGCAACTGGGAGAAGCTCGTGCTCCAGCCGGTGGGGCTCCAGGCCTCGACGCTGGCGTTCAagtccggcgagcggcggatgCTGGTGGACGCCGGCTATGTCATCGTCGGCAACATCGGCGACCAGTGGAACGACATCCGCGGATCGCCGGCGTGCGGCCGCACCTTCAAGTTCCCGAACCCCATGTACTACGTCGACTAA
- the LOC102717432 gene encoding stem 28 kDa glycoprotein-like: MATARLLLLLAVAAAAGSACFCSGQQATPAPATPPPPPPPPPYCGSVRMAVEAHNIVGWKTVPADCAEYVADYMSGERYERDSGVVVDQAIAYAESIKVSGKGKEIWIFDVDETALSTLPYQAKHGYGAQPYDQTSYLQYVAGESSPALQGTLRLYRRLLQLGIKPVFLTDRTDDQSAVTTHNLLQQGYCSWEKLLLQPAGLQTSTQAFKTGERQKLVAAGYAIVGNIGDQWSDILGSPEGCRTFKLPNPMYYVA; the protein is encoded by the exons atggcgacggcgaggttgctcctcctcctggcggtggcggcagcggcgggctCGGCCTGCTTCTGCAGCGGCCAGCAAGCGACGCCTGCGCCGGCcacgcccccgcccccgcccccgccgccgccgtactgCGGCAGCGTAAGGATGGCCGTGGAAGCGCACAACATCGTCGGCTGGAAGACGGTGCCGGCGGATTGCGCGGAGTACGTCGCCGACTACATGTCCGGCGAGCGGTACGAACGCGActccggcgtcgtcgtcgaccaGGCCATCGCCTACGCGGAGAGCATCAAGGTCTCCGGCAAGGGCAAGGAGATCTGGATCTTCGACGTCGACGAGACCGCTCTCTCCACCCTGCCCTACCAAGCCAAGCATGGCTACGG AGCTCAGCCATACGACCAGACGAGCTACCTCCAGTACGTAGCCGGGGAGAGTTCGCCGGCGCTGCAGGGGACACTGCGGCTGTACCGGCGGCTGCTTCAGCTCGGCATCAAGCCGGTGTTCCTCACCGACCGCACCGACGACCAGAGCGCCGTCACCACCCACAACCTGCTCCAGCAGGGCTACtgcagctgggagaagctGCTGCTccagccggccggcctccAGACCTCCACGCAGGCGTTCAAGACCGGCGAGCGTCAGAAGCTGGTGGCCGCCGGCTACGCCATCGTCGGCAACATCGGCGACCAGTGGAGCGACATCCTCGGCTCGCCGGAGGGCTGCCGCACCTTCAAGCTCCCAAACCCCATGTATTACGTTGCCTAA
- the LOC102717709 gene encoding stem 28 kDa glycoprotein-like codes for MATARLLLLLAVAAAAGSACFCSGQQATQALAPAPPPPPYCGSFRLAVEAHNIIGWKTVPADCAKYVADYISGERYPRDSGVVIDQAIAYAESIKLSGKGNEVWVFDVDETALSTMPYQSNHGYGAQPYDQTSYLQYVAGGSSPALQWTLRLYQRLLQLGIKPVFLTDRTDDQSAVTAHNLLQQGYCSWEKLLLQPAGLQTSTQAFKTGQRQKLVAAGYAIVGNIGDQWSDILGSPEGCRTFKLPNPMYYVA; via the exons atggcgacggcgaggctgctcctcctcctcgcggtggcggcagcggcgggctCGGCCTGCTTCTGCAGCGGCCAGCAAGCGACGCAGGCGCTGGCGCCggccccgccaccgcctccgtaCTGCGGGAGCTTCAGGCTGGCCGTGGAAGCGCACAACATCATCGGATGGAAGACGGTGCCGGCGGATTGCGCCAAGTACGTCGCCGACTACATTTCCGGCGAGCGCTACCCGCGCGACTCCGGCGTCGTGATAGACCAGGCCATCGCCTACGCCGAGAGCATCAAGCTCTCCGGCAAGGGCAATGAGGTGTGGGTGTTCGACGTCGACGAGACCGCCCTCTCCACCATGCCCTACCAATCCAACCATGGCTACGG AGCTCAGCCATACGACCAGACGAGCTACCTCCAGTACGTAGCCGGGGGGAGTTCGCCGGCGCTGCAGTGGACGCTGCGGCTGTACCAGCGGCTGCTCCAGCTCGGCATCAAGCCGGTGTTCCTCACCGACCGCACCGACGACCAgagcgccgtcaccgcccACAACCTCCTCCAGCAGGGCTACtgcagctgggagaagctGCTGCTccagccggccggcctccAGACCTCCACGCAGGCGTTCAAGACCGGCCAGCGTCAGAAGCTGGTGGCCGCCGGCTACGCCATCGTCGGCAACATCGGCGACCAGTGGAGCGACATCCTCGGCTCACCGGAGGGCTGCCGTACCTTCAAGCTCCCCAACCCCATGTACTACGTTGCCTAG